A stretch of the Marivirga tractuosa DSM 4126 genome encodes the following:
- the ggt gene encoding gamma-glutamyltransferase, producing MKKLQIFSILLFLNISVGFSQNHYGKNGMVASASTYASQAGLEILKDGGNAVDASIATAFTLAVTWPFAGNIGGGGFMVIHTEDGNVTTFDFREKAPLASTKDMFLDENGKLKSGSNHNTALAIGVPGTIAGLYDAHQKYGEIEWEKLLERAIQLAEYGFPLPQSLAKDFFYFAENPDQFPEMQSFITRDGKVVGFGEFWKQPALAETLKKIQDEGKKAFYEGETAQTLVDYIQSQDGIITTEDLAAYEAIERQPIHSTFKDYDLYGMPLPSSGGVAVTQMMNMWEQLDEVPEMGSVEYYHTLAEIMRKAFKDRAQYLGDNDFIEIPDLERLLSKNYARDLLKEIDFEQVGKSDSTAIQIISEGQETTHLSVMDETGMAVSMTTTLEQGYGVKMQSPELGFLLNNEMGDFNAVPGETNNSGQIGTPANTIEPGKRMLSSMSPFIVKKNNQPFLVIGSPGGRTIINTVFQTILATTVYEYPMNQAIEAPKIHHQWLPDRIVYEEYKMAPETLEALEAMGHEIHMRSFLGRLMGIKYNAETGFMEGAADSGSPDGEVASY from the coding sequence ATGAAAAAGCTTCAAATCTTCTCTATTCTTCTATTTCTAAATATTTCAGTAGGATTTTCCCAAAACCATTATGGCAAAAATGGAATGGTAGCTAGCGCTTCCACTTACGCTTCCCAAGCTGGCTTAGAAATCCTAAAAGATGGGGGAAATGCAGTAGATGCTTCCATAGCCACAGCTTTCACATTGGCAGTTACTTGGCCCTTTGCAGGAAATATTGGGGGTGGCGGATTTATGGTCATTCATACAGAGGATGGCAATGTGACCACTTTTGATTTTAGGGAAAAAGCTCCTTTGGCCTCCACAAAAGATATGTTTTTGGATGAAAATGGAAAGTTAAAATCAGGCAGTAATCATAATACTGCACTTGCGATTGGTGTACCAGGCACCATTGCGGGTTTATATGACGCTCATCAAAAATATGGCGAAATAGAATGGGAAAAGCTTTTAGAACGAGCTATTCAGTTAGCTGAATATGGTTTTCCATTACCGCAATCCTTAGCGAAGGATTTCTTTTATTTTGCTGAAAACCCTGATCAATTTCCCGAAATGCAATCATTCATCACAAGAGATGGAAAAGTAGTGGGGTTTGGTGAATTCTGGAAGCAACCCGCTCTTGCTGAAACATTAAAAAAGATTCAAGATGAAGGAAAAAAAGCATTTTATGAAGGGGAAACAGCACAAACTTTAGTGGATTACATTCAATCTCAAGATGGTATTATCACCACGGAAGATCTTGCTGCATATGAAGCCATAGAACGACAACCCATTCATTCCACTTTTAAAGACTATGATTTATATGGTATGCCTTTGCCAAGTTCAGGAGGTGTGGCCGTCACTCAAATGATGAATATGTGGGAGCAATTGGATGAAGTTCCTGAAATGGGGTCAGTCGAATATTATCACACACTAGCAGAGATCATGAGGAAAGCATTTAAAGACAGAGCACAATATCTGGGCGATAATGATTTTATTGAAATTCCAGATTTAGAAAGATTGCTATCTAAGAACTATGCTCGAGATCTGTTAAAAGAAATTGATTTTGAGCAAGTCGGCAAAAGCGATAGTACGGCTATTCAAATAATTTCGGAAGGTCAAGAAACTACGCACTTGTCTGTGATGGACGAGACAGGAATGGCCGTATCGATGACCACTACGCTTGAACAAGGTTATGGTGTTAAGATGCAATCTCCCGAATTGGGCTTTCTATTGAATAATGAAATGGGAGATTTTAATGCTGTCCCTGGCGAAACCAATAATTCAGGACAAATTGGAACGCCTGCCAACACCATAGAACCCGGCAAAAGAATGCTTTCCAGTATGAGTCCATTCATAGTAAAGAAAAACAATCAACCTTTCCTGGTAATCGGAAGTCCTGGAGGAAGAACGATTATCAACACGGTTTTTCAAACTATTCTTGCGACCACGGTTTACGAATACCCCATGAATCAAGCAATAGAAGCACCCAAAATCCATCATCAATGGTTACCGGATAGAATCGTTTACGAAGAATACAAAATGGCTCCTGAAACATTAGAAGCTCTAGAGGCAATGGGACATGAAATCCACATGCGAAGTTTTTTAGGCAGGTTAATGGGGATTAAATATAATGCAGAAACTGGCTTTATGGAGGGTGCTGCAGATAGCGGAAGTCCTGATGGAGAGGTGGCTTCTTATTAA
- a CDS encoding tetratricopeptide repeat protein, whose amino-acid sequence MKYYLIISFLFFSHLSISQPNCNYFIHTGDSLKYEACMQTENAAGHYQFSKEFQMAMDAAIAIDSTFAYPYRAKSVAYLKSGDFIEWKRLIDLAVKYDPLGNLGYRASCRYQFFRDYAGAITDIEYLKEIFVGDIGHSANGNHHLEVIRALCYKALGRNQKAIEIMEKQMKTEDYLIGIYDYIHLGVLYMELGDLEKAKENFQKQQEYNDLAENHFYMAQVLKSENDLQLAKIEFQKALALYNKGYVVDDGYIFPEDKIYRVMLDEEIETMD is encoded by the coding sequence ATGAAATATTATTTAATCATCAGCTTTTTATTCTTTTCTCACCTGTCTATTTCTCAACCTAATTGCAACTATTTTATACATACTGGAGATAGTCTGAAATATGAGGCTTGTATGCAAACCGAAAATGCTGCTGGTCACTATCAATTTAGCAAAGAGTTCCAAATGGCTATGGATGCAGCTATTGCAATAGACTCTACTTTTGCCTATCCATACAGAGCAAAATCAGTAGCGTATCTTAAAAGTGGTGATTTTATAGAATGGAAAAGACTTATTGATTTAGCAGTTAAATATGATCCCCTGGGAAATTTGGGTTATAGGGCTTCCTGTAGATATCAATTCTTCCGTGATTATGCTGGCGCAATTACTGATATTGAATACTTGAAAGAAATTTTTGTTGGGGATATAGGACATTCGGCTAATGGAAATCACCATCTAGAGGTAATAAGAGCACTTTGCTATAAAGCATTAGGTAGAAATCAGAAAGCAATTGAGATTATGGAGAAGCAGATGAAAACGGAAGACTATTTAATAGGGATATACGATTACATTCATCTTGGAGTATTGTATATGGAGCTTGGAGATTTAGAGAAAGCAAAAGAAAATTTTCAAAAGCAACAAGAATATAATGATCTTGCAGAAAATCATTTCTATATGGCACAAGTTTTGAAATCTGAAAATGATTTGCAGTTGGCTAAAATAGAATTTCAGAAAGCTTTGGCTCTTTATAACAAAGGCTATGTTGTAGATGACGGTTATATTTTTCCAGAAGACAAGATATATAGGGTTATGTTAGATGAGGAGATAGAAACAATGGATTAA